In one Sneathia sanguinegens genomic region, the following are encoded:
- a CDS encoding DUF2147 domain-containing protein, translating into MKKTILFISLIATTFFSFAAKSDYLGIWKSQAAKSGNVATIKIFEANNKLYGNIIGMTHPKKDDKNPDKSKRNRDIVGITIISSFTYDKNNDSFENGAIYDPETGKTYYCSLKLENHNTLKVHGYVAGIKLLGRTVIWKRK; encoded by the coding sequence ATGAAAAAAACTATTTTATTTATTTCATTAATCGCAACAACATTTTTTTCATTTGCAGCCAAAAGTGATTATTTAGGTATTTGGAAATCACAAGCAGCTAAAAGTGGAAATGTTGCAACTATTAAAATCTTTGAAGCAAACAATAAATTATATGGAAATATTATTGGAATGACACATCCTAAAAAAGATGATAAAAATCCTGATAAGTCTAAAAGAAATAGAGATATTGTTGGTATAACAATAATAAGTAGTTTTACATACGATAAAAACAATGACAGTTTTGAAAATGGAGCAATTTACGATCCTGAAACAGGTAAAACATATTATTGTTCTTTAAAATTAGAAAATCACAATACTTTAAAAGTACATGGTTATGTAGCTGGTATCAAACTATTAGGTAGAACTGTTATATGGAAAAGAAAATAA
- a CDS encoding thiamine pyrophosphate-dependent dehydrogenase E1 component subunit alpha, whose translation MEITKEKLLEMFVHMQDARNFDMKINQLVRRGFVQGMTHFSVGEEAAGIAVTASMTDKDILFTTHRGHSQCIGKGMDINKMMAELAGKVTGVSKGKGGSMHLADIQKGNYGTNGIVGGGFALAVGAAFTQKKKKTGNFVVAICGDGSTNEGSFHESVNMAATWHLPVIFFIINNKYGISMDIHHATNTPHLYTRADAYGILGLYEKDGNDVVKVYNEFQKAIDHVKSGKGPVIMEVESYRWFGHSTADAGVYRTKEEVDEWKKRDPLKKFSEYLIENKVATQEELSKLEEESKQRIADAVEYAKNSPDPTLDVAFEDVFAD comes from the coding sequence ATGGAAATTACAAAAGAAAAGCTACTTGAAATGTTTGTTCACATGCAAGATGCAAGAAACTTTGATATGAAAATTAATCAACTTGTTAGAAGAGGATTTGTTCAAGGTATGACACACTTCTCGGTTGGAGAAGAAGCTGCAGGGATAGCTGTAACTGCTTCAATGACAGATAAGGATATTCTTTTTACTACTCATAGGGGACATTCTCAATGTATAGGTAAAGGAATGGATATTAATAAGATGATGGCAGAATTAGCTGGAAAAGTTACAGGTGTATCAAAAGGTAAAGGTGGATCTATGCACCTTGCTGATATACAAAAAGGAAATTATGGTACTAATGGTATAGTTGGTGGAGGATTTGCCTTAGCTGTAGGTGCTGCTTTTACACAAAAGAAGAAAAAAACAGGAAATTTTGTAGTTGCAATTTGTGGGGATGGTTCAACAAATGAAGGATCATTTCATGAATCAGTTAATATGGCAGCAACATGGCATTTACCAGTAATATTCTTTATTATAAATAATAAATATGGAATAAGTATGGATATACACCATGCTACTAATACACCACATTTATATACTAGAGCAGATGCTTATGGTATATTAGGTCTATATGAAAAAGATGGAAATGATGTTGTTAAAGTATATAACGAATTTCAAAAAGCAATAGATCATGTAAAAAGTGGAAAAGGACCTGTTATAATGGAAGTTGAATCATATAGATGGTTTGGTCATTCAACAGCAGATGCAGGGGTATACAGAACAAAAGAAGAAGTTGACGAATGGAAAAAAAGAGATCCATTAAAAAAGTTTTCAGAATATTTAATTGAAAATAAGGTGGCAACACAAGAAGAATTAAGCAAACTAGAAGAAGAATCAAAACAAAGAATAGCGGATGCTGTAGAATATGCAAAAAATAGTCCTGATCCAACACTTGATGTAGCATTCGAAGATGTTTTTGCAGATTAA
- a CDS encoding alpha-ketoacid dehydrogenase subunit beta: METKLMSYREAINLAMSEEMRRDEDIYLMGEDVGIYGGDFGTSVGMFKEFGPDRVIDTPISEAAIAGCAIGSSITGLRPIVDLTFMDFITIALDAIVNQGAKLRYMFGGQGIKVPVTIRCASGSGIGSAAQHSQALESWLCHIPGIKVVAPGTVSDAKGLLKSSIRDNNIVIFIEPKAEYGRKAEVPLDPDYTIPLGKGEIKREGKDLTIVSYGRMLERVLQAADEVKKEGISVEVVDPRTLVPLDKEIIIESVKKTGKLMLVNDAYKTGGFIGEISAMVSESDAFDYLDSPIYRLAGEDVPIPYARVLEVQMIPSVEDIKKKIHDIMNKQ; this comes from the coding sequence ATGGAAACAAAATTAATGTCTTATAGAGAAGCAATTAATCTTGCTATGAGTGAAGAAATGAGAAGAGATGAAGATATATATTTAATGGGTGAGGATGTAGGAATCTATGGTGGAGATTTCGGAACATCAGTAGGTATGTTTAAGGAATTTGGACCAGATAGAGTAATAGATACACCAATTTCTGAAGCAGCTATTGCAGGTTGTGCTATAGGATCTAGTATTACAGGGCTTAGACCAATAGTAGACTTAACATTTATGGATTTTATAACAATAGCATTAGATGCAATTGTCAATCAAGGAGCTAAGTTGAGATATATGTTTGGTGGTCAAGGTATAAAAGTGCCAGTAACAATTAGATGTGCTTCAGGTTCAGGTATAGGATCAGCAGCTCAACATTCACAAGCATTAGAAAGTTGGCTTTGTCATATACCGGGTATAAAAGTTGTAGCACCAGGAACAGTATCAGATGCAAAAGGGCTATTAAAATCATCTATTAGAGATAATAATATAGTAATATTTATAGAACCAAAGGCTGAATATGGTAGAAAAGCAGAAGTACCTTTAGATCCAGATTATACTATACCTTTAGGTAAAGGAGAAATAAAAAGAGAAGGTAAGGATTTAACAATCGTATCTTATGGAAGAATGTTAGAAAGAGTCTTACAAGCTGCAGATGAAGTTAAGAAAGAAGGAATTAGTGTAGAAGTTGTAGACCCAAGAACTTTAGTTCCATTAGATAAAGAAATAATAATAGAGTCAGTTAAAAAGACAGGTAAATTAATGCTAGTAAATGATGCATACAAGACAGGTGGCTTTATAGGTGAAATTTCTGCAATGGTATCTGAATCAGATGCCTTTGATTATTTGGATTCGCCAATATATAGACTTGCTGGAGAAGATGTACCTATACCTTATGCAAGAGTATTAGAAGTACAAATGATACCAAGTGTCGAAGATATTAAGAAAAAAATACACGATATTATGAATAAACAGTAG